The nucleotide window CGGGGCTGTGTCGATGTGCGGCTCCGCGGCGTGGGCGCGACCGGCCGCCTCCGGTCCGTAGTCGTCCTAGAAGCCGTGCTCCTCCTGATGAGCCTTGGCCAACTCGGTGTAGTGCGTCCCGTTCAAGGTGACCCCCGCGCGCTCCTCGTCGGTCAAGGGCCTCTTCACCTTCGCCGGCACCCCGGCGACAAGCGAACCGGGCGGCACGCGCATCCCCTGCGGCACCAAGGCCTGCGCCGCCACAAGAGAACCCGCTCCGATCACCGCCCCGTTCAGCACCGTCGCCCCCATCCCGATCAGACAGTCGTCCTCGACGGTCGCCCCGTGCACGACCGCGTTGTGGCCGATCGAGACCCGCTCTCCGATGGAGATCGGGAAGCCGGGGTCGACGTGGAGCGTGCAGTTGTCCTGCACATTGCTCCCGGCCCCCACGACGATCGGCTCGAACTCGGCCCGCAGTACCGCCCCGTACCAGACGCTCGCCCCGGCGTGCAGCGTCACGTCGCCGATCACCGTGGATGTGGGGGAGACGAAGGCCGCCTCCTCCACGTCCGGCTCCTTGTCGCCGAACGCCGTGATCAGGGCCTGCCGCCCCGTCTGCCGCCGCCTCATTGCCGCCTCCTGGTGGTGACCGTGCCGGATCAGTTCTCACCCGCACCGTAAGCCATGGGCACGACCTTGCGTGGGGTGAAGATCACAGTCGTACGACGGGGTGCGGGTGCCGCCCGGTGAGTACGGTGAGCGGGTGCCCAAGAGCAAGAACACGTTCTCGTCCTGGCGGCGTCGCCTAGTGCAGCGGGCCGTTCATACGAGCTGGGCCTGGGTGCAGCGCACGGGATCGGTGACCGCCGAGAGCCCCGGACGCTTCCGCTTCGGCGCGATGGGAACAGGTACCAGACTTGCCTTTCCTCTCGGCACGGTCTTCGGGGAGCCCTGGATCCATCTGGGCTCCCACTGCATCATCGGCGAACAGGTCACTCTCACCGCCGGGCTGATGCCCGACCTCGACCTCGGCCCCGAGCCGATCCTGCGGATAGGCGACGGTGTCGTCCTCGGTCGCGGCAGCCATGTCATCGCCGACACGACGGTCACCATCGGCAGCGACTGCTACTTCGGGCCGTATGTGTATGTGACGTCCACCAACCACTCGTACGACGACCCCCACGAGCCCATCGGCAAGCAGTGGCCGCGGATGGAGCCGGTGTCGATCGGACCCGGCTGCTGGATCGGCACGGGTGCGGTGATCCTGCCGGGGGCGCGGGTCGGGCGGAACGTGGTGGTGGCGGCCGGAGCGGTCGTACGGGGGGCTGTGCCCGACCACTCCGTGGTGGCCGGGGCACCCGCGCGGGTCGTGCGGCAGTGGGATCCGGTCGAGGGGTGGCAGCCGCCGATCCGGACACCTGCGCCGGTGCCGATTCCCTCCGGGGTGACGCCGGAGCAGTTGCTGGCGTTGGCCGAGTGGGATGCGGAGTCGTCGGGGGAGTCCGCCTGAGAGCTCGGGTGGATGTGATGCGTCGGCGGCTGCGGGTTCGTCGTGGTTTGCTAGCGCAGTTCCCCGCGCCCCCTTGGGGCGCGGCCTTGGGTGCCGGGACCGAAATCGTCCCCTCAGCCCGTTGCCAGCAGCAGGGTTCCCGCCAGGGCCAGGCCTGCTCCCGCCGCCTGGACCGTGCGGAGGCGTTCGCCGAGCATGCCGCGCGCGGCGAGTGCCGTGATCACCGGGTAGAGCGAGGCGAGGACGGCGGCTACGGTGACCGGGCCGTGCTGGGCGGCCAGCGAGTAGGTGCCGTTGGCCGCCACGTCCGCGAGGCCGACGAAGGCGAAGGCGGGGAGGGAGCGGTACGGGAAGCCGTCCGCCGGGAGCGCCGGGGCGCCGCGCCGCACGGACACGTACAGGGCGGTGCCGCCTGCGACGACGTTCGTCACGCGCTGTACGAACAGGGCGAGGAACAGGCCGGTCAGCGTGGTCGATGCCTCCGCGATCAGCGCCATCACCGCACCGAAGCCGAATGCGGCGAGCAGCGTGAGCAGCACCGCCTGGCGCTGCACCGGTGCGCCCCCGAACTGCGGGCCGCCGGCCAGTACGACGCCGACGACGGCCACCAGGACACCGACGAGCTGCAGCAGTCCGGGACGCTCGCCGAGCATCAGCCCCACCCCGACGGGGACCGCCACTCCGAGTGAGCCGAGCGGTGAGACGACGCCCATCGGGCCCAGGGCGAGGGCCTTGTAGAAGGCGAGCATCGCGACCGGGCCGACCAGGCCGGCGGCCACGGCGAACCACAGCTGCGGCCCTGCCTCGTTCCAGCCGCCGGTCGCGACGACGATCGCGCCGAGGACGACGGCCGCGACGGACTGCGAGACGGCCACCACCGTGAGCGCGGGCGTCCGCCGCGTCAGCAGCCCGCCGCCGAAGTCGGCCAGGCCCCACAGCAGGCTGGTGGCCAGGGCGAACAGTGCGGTCATCGCGGGGCCTCGCAGTACAGTTCGGTGAACGAAGGGTGCACCACACCGTAGTTCATTGCATTGCACTATGTCATTCAGAATATTGGACGGAATGTGTCGGACCTCGACCTGCTGACCCAGTCCCTGGCGCGTAACGTCAAGCGTTGGCGCACCGAGCGCGGCTTCACCCTGGACGCGCTCGCGGCCCGCGCCGGAGTCAGTCGCGGCATGCTCATCCAGATCGAGCAGGCCCGCACCAACCCCAGTCTCGGCACGGTCGTCAAGATCGGTGACGCGCTCGGCATCAGCATCACCACCCTGCTCGACTACGAGCAGGGCCCGAAGGTCCGCATCGTCTCCGCCGAGCAGGCGGTACGGCTGTGGCACACGGCCGCCGGCAGCTACAACCGGCTGCTCGCGGGTGCCGAGGCCCCCGGTCCGCTGGAGATGTGGGACTGGCGGCTCATGCCGGGCGACAACAGCCCCGCAGACCCGCACCCGGCCGGCACGGTCGAGATCGTGCACGTCACGGCGGGCGAGCTGACGCTCACCGTCGACGGCGTGGAACACCGCGTCCCGGCGGGTTCGAGCGTCACCTTCGAGGCCAACACCCCGCATGTCTACGGCAATGACGGCGACGTACCGGTGGAGATGGTGATGGCCGTCTCGGTTCCGGCCGTGCAGTGAACCGGGCCGCCCGCGCGTGAACCGGACGTCGGCGCGGGCCTGTTCGGGGCCCTGTTAGCGTGCCGCCATGCGCGCACCCATCGGACACTTCGACCATGCCGCCCCCGCCCCCGACAGCCTGGGCGACCTCACCGCCCCGGTCGCCGCCGCCGTACGGAACTGGAGCGGCAGCGTCCCGGCCGACCGGATCGTGTATGTCGACACGGACCCGGAGTGGGCCGACACTGCCGTCTTCGTGCAGCATTACGGGCAGGAGTTGCTCGATCGGTCCGCGAACTGCGTGGTCGTCGCGGGCAAGCGCGGCGGCGAGACGACCCTGGCCGCGTGTGTCGTGCTGTCCACGACCCGGGTCGACGTGAACGGCGCGGTCCGCCGTCAACTCGGCGCCCGCAAGGCCTCGTTCGCCCCGATGGACGTCGCCACCGGGGAGACCGGTATGGAGTACGGCGGCATCACCCCGATCGGGCTGCCGGGGCGGTGGCCGGTGCTGGTGGACTCCGCCGTCGTCGACCTGCCGTACGTCCTGGTCGGCAGTGGCCGTCGGCGCGGCAAGCTTCTGGTGCCCGGCAAGGCGTTCGCGGAGCTGCCGGGGGCCGTGGTCCTTGAAGGGCTCGGGGTGGCCTCAGACGCCGCCGGTCGCCCGGTTCGGTAACCGCTTTGAGCGGTTACCGAACCGGGCGACCACTCAGACCGCCGTGTGATGGGCGAGGGCCAGATGCGGGTCGCTCTCGCCGGGGAGCGGGGCCGGGTCCGCGTGGACCAGGGCCGCGGTGAGCCTCGGGACGGCGTGCAGCAGGGCGTGTTCGGCGGCGACGGCGACGGCGTGGGCCTCGCGCACGCTCGCCTCGCCGTCGACGACCACCGCCACCTCGGCCCGCAGCCGGTGCCCGATCCAGCGCAGCCGCAGCTCGCCCACGTCCCGTACGCCCGGCACCTCGCGCAACGCCCGCTCCGCCCCGTCCACGAGCGCCGGGTCCACCGCGTCCATCACCCGCCGGAACACCTCGCGCGCGGCGTCGCGCAGCACCAGCGCGATGGCCGCCGTGATCGCAAGCCCGACCAGCGGGTCGGCGAGCTGCCAGCCGAGGGCCGCGCCACCCGCGCTCACCAGCACGGCGAGTGAGGTGTACCCGTCCGTACGCGCGTGGAGCCCGTCCGCCACCAGCGCGGCGGAGCCGATCGCGCGGCCCACGCGGATGCGGTAGCGGGCGACCCACTCGTTGCCGACGAAACCGACGACGGCGGCTACGGCGACGACGGGGACGTGGTCCATGGGGCGGGGGTCGATCAGCCGGTCGACCGCCGTCCAGCCCGCGAAGGCCGCCGACGCGGCGATGGTCAGCACGATCGCGATCCCGGCCAGATCCTCCGCCCGCCCGTAGCCGTAGGTGAAGGTGCGCGTCGCCGCCCGGCGCCCCAGTACGAAGGCGATGCCCAGCGGTACGGCCGTGAGCGCGTCGGCCGCGTTGTGGACGGTGTCGCCGAGCAGGGCGACCGACCCCGAGAGCACGACGACCATCGCCTGCGCCACGGCCGTCACCCCGAGCACGGCCAGAGAGACCCACAGCGCCCGCAAACCGCGCGCCGAGGACTCCAGAGCGGAGTCCAGCTTGTCGGCGGTCTCATGGGAGTGCGGGGTGAGGAGGTGGCGGAGACGGGCGAGGAGAGTGCGGGGACGAGGGTGGTCGTGGCCGTGCGGGTGACCGTGGCCATGGCCACCGCCGTGGTGGTGCTCGGGGTGGTGGCCGTGGTCGTGGCCGTGGCCGTCGGAGTGTGCGTGCTCGTGCCCGTGGTGCCGGTCGCTCACGGCGGTCCCCTTCCGGTGCGCGGGAGTGGACGTACGGGAGTCCACGACGCCATTATGTGCGTATGAGCGCACGCATGCACCTATCACCTGCGCATGATGCGCAGGCGCGAACCGAGGTCGACCCCCATCCGCGCACCCCTGACGAGGAGCAGTTCGAGCTCGCCGCCGAGCTGCTGGCGGTGCTCGGCGACCGCACCCGGCTGGTCCTGCTGCACGCGCTGGCCGGCGGGGACGCGGATGTCACCACGCTCACGGAGGTGTGCGGCGCGGCGCGTCCCGCGGTCAGCCAGCACCTCGCTCGGCTGCGGCTCGCGGGACTGGTGAACACGCGCAAGGACGGGCGCCGGGTGATCTACTCCCTGGGTGACGGCCATCTGCGCCGGGTCGTCGACGAGGCGCTGAGCCTGGCGGACCACCGGCTCACGGACCGGCCGCCGCACGACTGAGCACGCGAAAGGGCCGCCGGGACGGCTGAGTGGACAGAAAGAACCGCCGGGCCCCGGGGTGAGTGGAATCACCCGAGGCCCGGCGGCGTCGATGCGCGCCTTACGCGGCCGCGGTGCCCGCCTGGGCGGTCAGCTGCTCGAGGACCTGGGTCAGACCGGTGACGACCTCGGCGTCGTCGGCCGGGTGGGTCTCGGCGAAGCGGACGACGGAGCCCGGGATGGAGAGCTTGGCGTCCTCCAGGACCGTGCCACCGGCGATGCCGACGGCCTTGCGGGTCTCGTCCTGCGCCCACACACCGCCGAACTGGCCGAACGCGGTGCCGACCACGGCGGTCGGCTTGCCGGTGAAGGAGCCGGCGCCGTACGGGCGGGACAGCCAGTCGATGGCGTTCTTCAGGACGGCCGGGATGGTGCCGTTGTACTCGGGGGAGAAGAGCAGGAAGCCGTCGGCCTGACCGGCGGCCTCACGCAGGCGCGCGGCGGTGGCCGGCAGGGCGGCCTCGTTGTCGAGGTCCTCGTTGTAGAACGGGACATCGGCGAGGCCCTCGTACAGCTCGATCTCGACGCCCTCGGGGGCGTGCTTCACGGCCGCCTCGGCGAGCTGACGGTTGTGCGAACCGGCGCGAAGGCTGCCGACGAGCGCGAGGATGCGTACGGACATGAGCTGACTCCTAGCGAATGTACGAGCGGAAGCGAGTAGCCAAAAGACGGCAGCCGTAGCGGCTGGTCGAGCAAGTAGCTAAGCGGACCGAGGTCCGTTGAAATTTGTAGCACTTATCCGGACCGTGGTCCACTTGCCTCTCCGTGGCGTTACGCTCTTTTCATGAATGAGCCGCCTCGCGATCCCCTGGTCGGGCCGACCGACATCGCGCTGACCGTGGCCGTGGAGCAGCCCAGGCTGCGCGCGGACGCGGCCCGCAACCGCATACGTCTGCTGGAGGTCACCGCCCGCCTGGCCGACGAGCGCGGGGCGGCGAACGTCACGATGGAGGAGGTCGCGGCGGCCGCGGGCGTCGGCAAGGGTACGGTGTTCCGGCGCTTCGGCGACCGCACCGGCCTGCTGATGGCGCTGCTCGACCACCGCGAGCAGCAGCTCCAGGCCGCGTTCCTGTCGGGGCCGCCCCCGCTAGGCCCGGACGTGTCCGCGGTGGAGCGGCTGCGTGCCTTCGGGCCGGCCGTCATCCGCCACGAGATGGCCAACGGCGACCTCTACCTGGCCGCGCACGCCGACACCGATCGCCGCCTCACTTCCGGGGCGACTCTGCTGCGCCTGAGTCATGTCTGCATGCTCCTGCGTCGAGCGAAGGCCCCCGGTGACATCGAGCTCGTGGCCCAGACCCTCCTGGGCTACCTCGACACCAACCTCGTGCATCATCTGCGGACCCGGCGCGGTATGCCGGTCGAGCGGCTGGAGGCGGGTTGGTGCGAGCTCGTGGCGCGGCTCGCGCCGACGGGAGAGGGGGGCGTGTGAGGAAGCGCGCGCCAAAGGGAGAGGCAGGGAAAGCGACCGCTTGGTAACTTGGGTGAAATTCACCGTACCGGGCGAGAGGCGATCGCATGGCCGACAAACGTGGGCAGGGCAGTGACCGGCCGGACGGCGGTCGGGCGGGAGGCGCCCGAAGCGGTTTCTTCGCCTCAGTGGACGACGTCTCGGCGCGGCTCGCCGAGGTGGGCTACCTGGCGTCGACGGCCGTGGCCACCACCGTCTTCCTCGCCGACCGGCTCGGCAAGCCCCTGCTGGTGGAGGGCCCGGCGGGCGTCGGCAAGACCGAGCTGGCCAAGGCCGTCGCCCGGGTCGGCGCCGCACGCCTCGTCAGACTCCAGTGCTACGAGGGCATCGACGAGTCCCGCGCCCTCTACGAGTGGAACCACGCCAAGCAGTTGCTGCGCATCACCGCCGGCCGGGACGAGGCCTGGGACGAGACGCGCAATGACATCTTCGGCGAGGAGTTCCTGCTCACCCGGCCGCTGCTCACCGCGATCCGGGGCGACGAACCGACCGTGCTCCTCATCGACGAGACCGACAAGGCGGACGTCGAGGTCGAGGGGCTCCTTCTGGAGGTACTGAGCGACTTCCAGGTCACGGTTCCCGAACTCGGCACGATCACCGCCACGCAGCGCCCCTTCACCCTCCTCACCTCCAACGCCACCCGGGAGCTGTCCGAGGCCCTGCGCCGCCGCTGCCTCTTCCTCCATCTCGACTTCCCCGACGCCGAGTTGGAGCAGCGGATCGTCCGGCTGAAGGTGCCCGGTCTGGACACCGTGCTCGCCGACTCCCTGGTCCGCGTGGTCGGCGCGCTGCGTGCGATGGAGCTGCGCAAGGCGCCCTCGGTGGCCGAGACCATCGACTGGGCCCGCACCCTGCTGGCCCTCGGTGCCGACACGCTGGACGAGACCGTCGTCCGCGACAGCCTGGGCGTCGTCCTCAAGCACCAGGACGACATAGCGAAGGCCGCGCAGAAGCTGACGCTGGTATGAGCGGGGGTGCGGACACCGGTGCGGGCGCGGGCGCGAGCACCGCGTCGGGTTCGCCGTTGGCCGAGCGGCTCACCGGGCTCGTACGGGCGCTGCGCGGTCACGGGATCCGGATCGGCCCCGGCGAGACCGTGGACGCGGCGGCCGTCCTGGAAGTACTCGGCCTCACCGACCGCGAGCGGATCCGTGAGGGTCTGGCCGCGGCGCTGCTGCGTGCCGACGGCCAGCGCGCGGTGTTCGACGCGACCTTCGAGCTGTACTTCCCGCTCGGCGTGGGCGAGTTGGCGGGCACGCGCGCCGGCCGGGCCCGCGACCGGGACGAGCTGCGCGACCGTCTCGCCGAGGCGCTGGCCGCCAACGACCTGGCCGCCCTCACCCGGCTCGCCGGCGAGGCCGTGGACCTGCTGGGCGGCTACGGCTCGCCCGGCTCGGACGGCTGGTCCGCCCACCAGACCCTGGACCGGCTCCGCCCCCAGACCCTGCTGGCCCGGATCCTGGCCGAGCAGCGGGCCGGGGGTGCTTTCGGCGCAGGTCAGGGGGCGGGGGCTGGGGCGGGGGCGGGTATGGGGCCCGGCTCGGCCTCGGTGTTCCGCTCGGGGCCGTCGTACGGCTCCGGCTTCGGCTCGGGCTCGGACTCGGGCTCCGGAGGCTTCACCGACCGTCTCGACGCCGATGAGATCCGGCGCCGTATCGAGGACTTCCGCGACAGGGTGCGTACGGAGGCCCGGCGGCGCGTCGCCGAGCGCCGTGGCGCGGACTTCATCGCCCGGAGAGGTGTCGCCCCGAGCGCCGACCAGGTCGACTTCCTCGTCGCGAACCGTGAGCAGCTCGTCGAACTACGCCGTACCGTCCAGCCGTTGGCCCGCAAGCTCGCCACCCGCCTGGGCACCCGGCGCCGCAAGGCCGCGCGCGGGCAGATCGACATCCGGCGCACCCTGCGGCGCTCGCTGTCCACCGGAGGCGTGCCGCTGCGCCCCGCCTATCGGCGTCACCGCCCGGCCCGGCCGGAGCTCGTGCTGCTGTGCGACGTGTCCGGGTCGGTCGCCGGGTTCGCGAACTTCACGATGCTGCTGGTGCAGGCGCTGCGCGACCAGTTCAGCAAGGTGCGGGTCTACGCCTTCGTCAACCGCGTGGACGAGGTCACCCACCTCGTCACCACCGGCGAGGCCGACCCCGCCGGACTCGGGCGCCGGATCGCCGAGGAGGCCAGGCTCAGCGGCTGGCACGGCAGCAGCGACTACGGCACCGCGCTGGGCGAGTTCGCCGAGCGCCACCTCGACGCGGTGGGCCCCCGTACCTCCGTCATCGTCCTCGGGGACGCCCGCACCAACGGCTTCGACCCCAACGTGCCTGCCCTGCGGCGCATCGCGGCCCGCGCCCGCCGCGTCCACTGGCTCAACCCCGAGGCGCCCGCCCAATGGGGCACGGGCGACTCCGCGGCCCAGGTCTATGCCGAGGTCGTCGACATGCACGCCTGCCGCAACGCCCGGCGCCTCGGCGAGCTGGTGACCAGGCTGCTGCCGGTGTGACCGCCGATCGGAGCCGGGAGAGCCGGTTCCGGCCCCGCACTGCTGGTGGAGACCCCGCACTGCTGGTGGAGACCCCGCACCGCTGGTGGGGACCCCGTACCGGCCCGCCGCCCGCCGCCCGCCATCCGCTGCCGCGCCGCCGACCCGCGCCGCACGGGCCTCGGCACCGACTGGGCCACCCTCCGGTGGGAGGCCCGACGCGCTGCCCGCCGACAAGCTGGTCGGCGCCGCCGACCCTCCTCACCATGCCCGCCCATGCGTGGCCGCGCCGATCCGGGTGACCCGTGAGGGCGTGACCGTACCCCGACCTCAGGAGGTGCGCCCCATGCCCCGCACCGTCACCGTGGGCGTCGACGCGTCGCGCGAGAGCCTGGCCGCCGCCGAGTGGGCCGCCCGGGAGGCGCGGCTGCGCCGACTGCCCCTGCGTCTGGTCAACGTCTGGGAACCGGTCCCCGAGCCCATGGGAGGGGCCCCGACGCCGGCCACCGAGACCCCGCCGGACGGGCCGGAACCCGGCGGGACGGCCCCCGGGAAGACGCTGCGGGAGGCGGCCGACGGCATTCGGCTGCGCCACCCGGGCCTCGACGTGACCATGCAGCAGCTGACGGGCCGGGCGAGCGAGGAACTCGCGAAGCTGGCCCGGGACGCCGAACTGCTGGCCCTGGGCTCACGCGGCCTGAGCGGGATCGCCGGTTTCCTCGTCGGTTCCGTCGGCCAGGCCGTCGTCGCACACGCCGAGCGGCCCGTCGTCCTCGTACGGGCCGGGGAACGGACCGCCGAGGAGCATGTGGCCGACCCGTCCGGGACCTCGCCCGGCGCGAGCGCGTTCCGACCCGTCGTCCTCGGCCTCGACATCGAGCACCCCGACGACACACTGATCGGGTTCGCCTTCGAGGCCGCCGCCCTGCGCGCGACATCCCTGCGGGTCGTGCACGACTGGGCCCCGCCGCCCTACTTCGCGTACGACCTTCCGGACGACCCCGACCTCGCCACCGAAGTCGCCCACCAGGACGGCGCCGCGCTGACCCACGCGCTGCGCCCCTGGAGACAGCGGTCGCCGTCCGTCGAGATCGTCCAGGACTCCCGGCCAGGCAAGGCCGCCGACCACCTCGTGGACGCCTCCCACGAGGCCTCCCTGGTCGTCGTCGGCCGCCGGGTCCGCCGTTCCCGGCTCGGCACCCACATCGGCCCCGTCACCCACGCCGTACTGCACCACGCCGCCGCGCCCGTCGCCGTCGTCGCCCACGAATGACGACACGTCACGACCCGCGCCGTGCCCGGGTCACCAGGCGGCCGCCGCGTCGAGGATGCCGTGCAGATCCCGGAGCGCGGACTGGCGCTCGTCCGGGGCGAGGTCGCCCAGGACCGTGCGCTGGACCAGGTGGTGGACGCGGAGGGTGTTCTCCAGCCGGTCGGTCTCCGCCAGGCGGAAGCGCTCCAGGTCCGCGACGAGCGCGTCCAGCTGCGACCGGTCCCGAAGCGTCGGGTCGTAGGCGCGCAGGGCCGTCAGCAGCACGTCGCTGCGCAGGACGTTCAGCGACAGCCGCGAGGGCCAGAAGCAGCAGCACAGCCTGAGGAGGCGGTGCGCGGCCGGTGATCTCTTCCGCAGGGCCGCCTCCACCAGCCGCGTCAGCGTCTCGGCCGCGCCGGTGCCGGGGCCGCCGACGTCCGCGCCCTGGCCGTTCAGCCCCAGCTCCGCCGGCAACGCGTCCGTCGCCCGGTCCGTCTCGGCGAGCCAGGCGCCGGCCTGGTCGAGAGCGAGCGGGGGCAGTTCGCCGAGCGCGGTGGCGAGGTCGCCCGCCGCGACCGGGCCCAGCTTCGGTACCCGTCTGAGCAGGAGATCCGCGCTCTCCAGCTCACCCAGCTCCTTGAGCAGCAGCGCGTGCGCGTGCTCCTCCCAGGCCGGGTCGCGCGTGGTGATCAGCACCCGGCCCGCCCCGGACGGCAGAAGCCCGGCGAGTCGGTCCGCCTCGGTGGCGTCGTCGTACACCAGAAGCCACCTGCTGTACGGCGAGCCCGCGTCCAGGGCGGCGAGCGCCTGATGGGCCGTCCCCTCCAGGGAGTCCTCCGGGGGAAGGCCGAGGCAACGCCCGAGCAGGGCCAGCGAGCGGGCGGCCAGATACCGCGTCGCGGCCGGCACCCACCACACCAGGTCGTAGTCGGCGCGGAACCGGTGCACATACTCCACGGCCAGCTGCCTTCGGCCCATGCCCATCCGCGTCGACCGCACCGCCACCCAGCGACTGACCCCCAGGGCGTCGTGCACCGCGTCGAGCTGGCGGTCACGGCCGACGAACCCGGGGTTGCGCGGCGGAGCCTGGAACACGGCCGGGAAGCCGTTCGGGAAGCTCGGCCCCTGACCGGCCGGACGGACCGGGCCGCGTCCGCCGACCGCGTCCAGCACGGCCTGCCGCGCCCGCTCCGCGTCGAGCGCGGCCAGGTCGACCGGGGTGTGGTCGGCGAACGGCGGGGTCAGCACGGCCTCGTCGTCGATCCGCAGCAGCACCGGCGGCTGCTCGGTGTCCCCCGACGGCCAGTCCGCGCGGGCCCTCGGCGACCGCAGATACCCCGACGACAGCAGCATCACCGTACGAGCCGGAGCGCCGCCGTGCTGAGCCGGCCCGGACAGCGACGGCACGACCTGGAAACCGGCCCCCGTCAGCACCCAGCGCACCCAGTCGGCCCACATCCGGTCCTGCGGGATCGAGGACAGCGCGATCGGTGTCGCCTGCGAGGACAGCGGGCGCACGAACGCCCCCAGGTGGTACTCGCGCAGGCTCTCGTCCAGCGCGGGAAGGCGCGTCACCCGGCCCT belongs to Streptomyces graminofaciens and includes:
- a CDS encoding KGGVGR-motif variant AAA ATPase yields the protein MVTGRREGRIITFYSYKGGVGRTMALANVAWILAANGYRVLASDWDLETPGGLPRYYKPFLQQSALGSTAGLIDHFADFADAARRRGRPDEEVYRRHAGIEYAMSVEWAFPSPGRLNCLTAGRQDRDYHTTLKSFRWDDLDARFLGALRERWRREYDYVLIDSRSGMGDAVDICILELPDVLVSCFTLNDQSIDGAARTAQYVAGNAPARGIRILPVPMRVNAQEVTAFAAGNALARARFADIPHDMSAEAVHAYWEANRIPHRTGYEHEEVLATFKDAPGDPDSLLAAYERLTSAITEGRVTRLPALDESLREYHLGAFVRPLSSQATPIALSSIPQDRMWADWVRWVLTGAGFQVVPSLSGPAQHGGAPARTVMLLSSGYLRSPRARADWPSGDTEQPPVLLRIDDEAVLTPPFADHTPVDLAALDAERARQAVLDAVGGRGPVRPAGQGPSFPNGFPAVFQAPPRNPGFVGRDRQLDAVHDALGVSRWVAVRSTRMGMGRRQLAVEYVHRFRADYDLVWWVPAATRYLAARSLALLGRCLGLPPEDSLEGTAHQALAALDAGSPYSRWLLVYDDATEADRLAGLLPSGAGRVLITTRDPAWEEHAHALLLKELGELESADLLLRRVPKLGPVAAGDLATALGELPPLALDQAGAWLAETDRATDALPAELGLNGQGADVGGPGTGAAETLTRLVEAALRKRSPAAHRLLRLCCCFWPSRLSLNVLRSDVLLTALRAYDPTLRDRSQLDALVADLERFRLAETDRLENTLRVHHLVQRTVLGDLAPDERQSALRDLHGILDAAAAW